The Tolypothrix sp. PCC 7712 region CATTTCTAAAATGAATCCAAAGTCAAAAGTCCAGGGTCATAGAGTTTGACACTGGACTGTTGACTGTTGACCGTTGACTGTTGACTGTTGACTAATAACTAATTTGCAATGTCACCGATGCTTCTACTTGCTGTTCGCCACCAATTACTGGAGTCGAAGCATCAGCTTGAGCTAGCTTCGCAGACTCAGCACGGTATAAAACAGGTAATGGTGGGGGCGCACTCGCACCGTTAACTTGAATGCTTACTACTTCTTTAGATGTCAAACCCAAGGAACCGAAAACTGCTTGTGCTTGTGCTTGCGCGTCTTGGGTAGCTTCTTTGAGTGCTTGCTTTTGAGCAGCTGCGATCGCTTCATCAGTTGCCACAAAACTAATACCATTAATTTGTGTAGCACCAGCTTTTACAGCTTCGTCCAATAAGGGGCCAGCTTTTTCTGTTGCAATCCGAAAACTAACGGTATTGCTAGCAGCATACCCAGTAATTCGCTGCACGTTATTGGTATAACTATAAACTGGATTCAAACGAATACCTGTGGTTTGTAACTTCTCCACATTCCGGCTCTTGAGTAGCGCCACTACTGCTGCTGAACGCTGGGCTGCTTCTTGCTGTACTTCCTGGGCTGTTTTACCCTGAATTTCTACCCCTAAGTTAACTAAAGATAGGGTAGTAGGAATTGATTCCATACCACGACCACTCACAGTCAGAGTACGCCACAATTTTTCTTTTTCTTGAGCTAACCCTGGTTGTATAAAAGTTACACAGACAAGCAGAGCTAAAGGTAGGGTTTTACAAAAATTGCCAACGTTAAACCGTGAACCGGATAAAGCGGCTCTCAACATAAAATTTGCACTCCTCAAAAAAATTATCTCGGATGTTTGTCATAGAGCATATCTAACAATCAACATTTAACGGTTAACTGTGCATAGTCAACCGCCACCACTAAGTTTTCACAATTCTTATGGGATTGAATAGATACGATTTGTATGTTTATACTTTGACACTGTTACAGTCAAAAACGGAAATGGTTTCATTTTTTGAAACTAAAAAAATTACAACTGACCAATAATTCATTGATGGTACAAGCCGCCGTTTTGCTGTGGAATCAATATAAAATCTTCAAGCTCCCGTTTCGCTACGGGGTCAATCTAAAATTGTTTGACTGTGGAGATTTTGATGGCGTATTGGCTGCTGAAAACTGAACCCGATAGTTATTCCTACTCTGATTTAGCAATAGAAGGCAGTACAGTTTGGGATGGAGTCAACAATCCTCTAGCTTTAAAACATCTGCGAACAATGGTGATTGGTGACTTGGCTTTGATTTACCATACAGGGAAAGAACGGCAGGTTGTAGGTATAGCAGAGATAGTCAGTCAACCTTACGCCGATCCAGCATTAAATGATGCCAAACGTACAGTTGTAGATGTACGGGCAATACAGAAAGTCAAACAGCCAGTTACCTTAGCTCAAATCAAGCAAGATAGTTTTTTTAAAGACTTTGACTTACTAAGACTTTCTAGATTATCTGTCGTCCCAGTTTCAGAATCCTATTGGCAACGCTTAATGCAGTTAGCAAACAACAAATGAGTGCTCAGAAGCCAGTGCGTTGAGGACGACAGTTGCGTGGGCGGGTTTCCCGACTGGAGCAAACTGTCCGTTGAGGTTCTCTCCGTTGTAGTAACTGGCGTTGCTGAGTAAAAATGCCAGTGAGACTTTTATACATGACGGTGAAATTTTTTTAATTAGGGCTGCCTAAAAAGTCCCTAATCTGGCGAGATAGCAGCAGGCTTCTCGTGGAAACAGGTAAAAATAAAGAGAAAGATTTTCGCAGAACCAATGCAGTTTTTAAATGCAATCAGCTCCTCTGTTCCCCTGTTGGCCAGCGCCACAGAAACAGTAGACAGTTCAATGGTAATGGCAGCAGTGCTGCTAAGTTTAGTGGTAATTTACTTCGCCAGCAAAGTTGGCGGAGAGTTATCTAACAGGGTTGGTTTACCCCCAGTTTTAGGCGAACTGGTAGGCGGTGTTGTCGTCGGTATCTCTGTGTTGCACCTTTTAGTATTTCCTGAAGGTGGCACAGATAGTTCTAGTTCTTTAATTATTGCCTTCCTACAATCTACTGCTGGGTTAACTCCACAAGCTGCTGATGGTGTGTTTGCAGCGCAGTCAGAAGTGATTTCTGTGTTAGCAGAATTGGGTGTAATCGTTCTGCTATTTGAAATTGGTTTGGAGTCGAACTTAAAAGACTTAATGGCGGTTGGTATCCAAGCCACAATTGTTGCAGTCGTCGGAGTAGTAGCACCTTTTGCTGCAGGTACTGTGGGGTTGATGACTTTGTTTGGTATCGATGCTGTTCCAGCGATTTTTGCTGGCGCAGCCTTGACTGCTACAAGTATTGGGATTACGTCCAAGGTACTTTCAGAAATTGGACGACTCAATTCTAAAGAAGGGCAGATTATTCTAGGTGCGGCTGTAATTGATGACGTACTAGGAATTATTGTCTTGGCAGTGGTTGCTAGCTTGGCTAAAGATGGTGAAGTAGATGTCACTAAAGTTATTTTTCTCATTATCAGTGCAACTACTTTCCTGCTAGGCGCAATTTTGCTAGGCAATTTTTTCAACAAGTCTTTTGTATCCATCGTCAACCGTCTCAAAACCCGGGGTGAATTGGTAATTCCAGCATTCATCTTTGCCTTTGTGATGGCATATCTCGCTGCTGTAATCCAATTAGAAGCAATTTTGGGAGCTTTTGCGGCTGGTTTAGTCTTGGAAGAGACGGATAAGCGTAAAGAATTGCAAAAGCAAGTCATTCCCATTGCCGATATGTTAGTGCCAATTTTCTTTGTCACTGTCGGTGCAAAAACTGATTTGGGTGTATTAAACCCTGCTATTCCCACTAATCGGGAAGGTTTAATCATGGCTAGTTTCCTGATTATCGTAGCCATTATTGGAAAAGTAATTACAGGCTTAACGGTATTTGGTCAGCCAGAAATCAACCGTTTAGCCATTGGTGTGGGGATGATTCCCAGAGGTGAAGTAGGATTGGTATTTGCTGGTGTTGGTGCTGCTAGTGGGGCACTCTCCAAACCACTGGGAGCAGCAATTATCATGATGGTAATTTTGACAACCTTTTTGGCACCACCTCTGTTACGGTTTGTCTTTCCAGATCCAGCTAGCGAAACAACAGATACAGAGACATTGGTATTAGATGGTGCTGGTGCTACATCCTTAACAATCGAAGAACCTCAGTTGATGACCGCACAATCGCCAGATGTAGCTAATTTAGAATCGGCTCCGGATTCTTCAGAGACTTAATTGGATTCTTAAGTAGAAACACCCTGTTGATTATCTACTGAGGTAGATTAAGACTGAGTTCTGAATCATTACAATTCAGAACTCAGTCAGCTTAAATGCGATCGCTCTCGGTGTTGGCTACGTAGCATTCCGTGATCATAGTTCTCAATGTACTTGAGTATTTTCCTATGGTCACGGGAAACTTATAGCTTTGAGTGTCCGTCCCCTAAGATTGTTAATTTGGTTTTTTCTCATTCAGACCAGTATTTGTCCTTTGATCGGTTGCTAGCTTTTCCCTGTTTTACTATCTTTACTTTGGTTATTTTTTCAGCAGTGAGGAAGTAAGTAGTAGTCATGAACGGCATACACCAAGTATGAGCAAGGGAATAGAGACTAGTATTTTTTACTTAGACTCTGTACTCACAACTTTTGCTAGCGATCGCATAACTTGAACTCAATTACCTGACTAATTCAAGTTTTACTGACTGGGATTTACTGCTTAAAGTCAATTCTGGTGATTTTTTGTGGTTGTGGTCTGGTGCGATCGCTAGCAAAATCAAAGCTTGTGGCAAATTTGATGCTCTTAAGTTGATGTCTTAATAGCAATGTTCAAGCTCAAATAGGCATAAAAATTCATTTTAGGTGATGCAAGTGTGACAATTTACCAATATGTTGAAATATTAACTACTCCCATGAATGTAAATCAGCAGAAATGACTTTGAATCTAAATTGGTTAATACCTGGTACGTTAGGAACTGTTTTGTTGCTAGCATCACCAACATTGGCAGCGAGGCTAGATTCTTGGCGTTTTGATGCCAATCAAAACCAGCTAGAAATCAATACGATGGGTGCTGTGCAACCGAAGGCACAATTACTTTTCAACCCTACTCGTCTAGTAATTGATCTACCACAAACTGTATTTGGCCGTCCCCAAGTCACGCAAAATTTTGGCGGAGCAGTTCGCTCAATTCGTGTGGGACAGTTTGACCAAGAAACAACCCGCATCGTAGTCGAAATCAACCCAGGCTATACCATAGACCCCAAGCGGGTACAATTTACCCCGATTAATGACAGCCGTTGGCTGGTAAAATTACCCGATCCAGAAGTGGTGAAAATACCATCTGGCGATCGCAATGTTTACAATCCAGCTGCAACAGATGCTGCACCTCAACCTGAGTTACCCCCGTTGATAAACGCCACAGCAGGAGTGACTCAAATTCAGAGATTACGAGTCACGGGTGATGGATTTTTTATCTTGACTAGTGGTGGTAACCCGAAGATAGAAGTGAATCGGACTGAGGACAAAAAGTTAATTAATATCGATATCTCTGGCGCTGCTTTATCACCAAGGTTTGACCAACAGGATATCTTAATTAACCGCTATGGCGTGAATCGGATTCAATTCAAGCAATTACAAAATCAACCGCCTGTAGTGCGGATGACAATGCGGGTAGAGAGTAATAGCCCTGATTGGCGGGCTATGAGTAGCAGGGTTGGTGAGTTAGTTGTTTTGCCCAATAATAGTGGCGTGGCATCCAGCGAAGATAATAATCGACCGCCTGTAACATCTTCTAGCAACTCCCCAGCCAATATTCAATCTGTAGAATTAGCGGGGAACGGCACACAATTGCTGATTCGTGCTGACCAAGCTGTATCTGCAACAGGTGGTTGGGATAGATCTTCTGGTTTGTTCCGCATTACAATTCCCAATGCTAAGGTATCTCCCAGGGTTCAAGGGCCAGCTTTAGATGCTACTAGTCCAATTTTGCGGGTAAGACTCCAACCCCAAGAACCAAATACAGTGGTTGTCTTAGTTCAGCCAGCATCCGGAGTGCAAATTGGCGAACTTAACCAAGTTGGTAGTCAGCTAATAGCGCTACAATTACAACGCTTTTCCCAAGTTAGACCACCTCTCGATTTACCACCGCGATCGCCTTCAGATCTACCAGATAACAATCTTCCCCTACCTGGTTCAGGTTCCACAATTCCCAATGGGCGAATGGTAGTGCTAATTGACCCCGGACATGGCGGTAAAGACCCAGGAGCCATTGGGATTGGTGGAGTGCGTGAGAAGGATATCATCCTCCCCATTGGCATAAGAGTGGCACAGATATTGCAGCAAAATGGCGTGCAAGTAATTATGAGCCGTAATTCTGACTATTTTGTCAGCTTGGAAGGGCGAGTTGTGATGGCAGCCAGAGCAAGAGCTGATGTCTTTGTCAGTATTCATGCTAATTCAGCAGGTGCAGGTCGTCCTGATGTGAATGGATTAGAAACGTATTATTACGACAGTGGTCTCAGTTTGGCTCGCATTGTTCATAGCAACATTCTCCAAAGTTTAAATATCAGAGACCGCGGAGTGCGACGAGCTAGATTTTATGTCCTCAGAAAAAGTTCTATGCCTTCTATTTTGGTAGAAACTGGCTATTTAACTGGTCAAGTGGATGTTGCCAACCTCCAAAGCTCAAATTATCAAAATCAAATGGCGGAAGCGATCGCTCGCGGTATCCTCCAGTATCTTAAACAAAGATAATCAAGCAGCAAAAGTTGAGTAATTTCACTAGCAGCGGGTTCTCAAAATAGATACTTACGTAATTTTAATACCAACTTAAGGATTAAAATATTTATTGCTGAATAACTACTACAAGAAATATCGATGAAACTCTTTCTTCCCAGTCAACGCTCAACAATCAACAGTCAACATTTAGGACTATTTTCCAGATAATCATGCTGAAAAATTTATCAAAGCTAACTCACTTATAAAGTCAATTAATCTCATCTGTACAGTTCGACACACCCATCTATAAAATATTTTTCTAAATATTAAAGAGTGGCTGTCACTAGCCTTGGTACACAAACTAAACGTAGTTAGAGTTTTACACTAGGTGCATTAATTACTAGTAAACAAACAGTTAACTGCAGGATAAAGGGTAAAGAGGGAAGTATGAAGCTCATACCTGAAGATAAATCTGCTAGACGACAACAAGCTACCTGGTTTTTACGGGAGTTGACCTCAAAATACCTCTTTATTGTGCGACCTAATTAAATTTACTTACTTTGGAGAAAATTCTGTTTTTTACTTCTTGAGACTTTATCCTGATTCTTCAGAAACACTTTACGAACATACTTCAATGGTCAGTTTAATTCTAATTATCTTTTTTTGGTGTACCTTAATGCTTTGGAGATGGAATTTGGCAGCATTCACAACATGGCAAAGTTGCAAAAATATGCTAAAATTCCACGCCATTAAGTATGTTGTTAATGCCAGCGCCAAAAGTTTTTGCTGCATTAAAGCTAATGTTTGGGCGGTGACGGTGTGAGGATTTATCAATATTTTGAAAGCTTAACGGCTCCCATGAATGCGAATCAGGAGAAAGGACTGTGAAATTACACTGGTTACTACCCGGTACTTTTGGAACCATCTTCATACTGTCGTCGCCGGCATTTGCAGCGAGACTAGAATCTTGGCGTTTTGATGCCAATCAAAATCAGTTAGAAATCAACACCGCCGGTGGCGTACAACCAAAGGCGCAACTCATTTTCAACCCTACTCGTTTGGTAATTGATTTACCACAAACTGTATTTGGTCGTCCTCAGGTAACCCAACCAGTAGGCGGCGGAATTCGTTCAGTGCGTGTGGGACAGTTCGACCCAGAAACAACTCGTATTGTGGTCGAACTGAACCCAGGGTACACCATAGACCCGCAACAAATAAAATTTACAGGTATCACTGCCAGTCGGTGGTCAGTAAAGTTACCGAATCCCAAAATGGAGCAGGTGTCTGCGTCTAATAATCTTCCAGAGCAACAAACACCAGTTCCTCGAACTATCACTCCTGCTAAACCACCAGCCACCTCATTACCGCCGAGAAATATTTACAACGTAGTCAGAACCGCCCCGGTTACTCCCATCGATAATCGCACTGCGGTTAACTCTAATTCAGGCGCAACTCAAATTCAAAAATTACAACCCACAGGTGATGGATTTTTTATCCGTACCAGTGGCGGTAACCCCAAAATTCAGGTCAACCGCACTGAAGACAGAAAGACAATTAATATTGATATTGCTGGGGCTGCTTTGGCACCCACATTTGAGCAGCAGGATGTCTCAATTAACCGCTATGGCGTGAATCGCATTCAATTTAGCCAATTACAATCTCAACCGCCTGTCGTGCGGATGACAATGCGGGTAGATAGCAATAGTCCCGATTGGCGAGCCAGTAATAGCAGTGTGGGTGGCTTTGTACTTTTACCCAATAGTGGTGGAGTGAGATTACCTGCAGGGAATAACAATGCCAATGTTGTCATCCCCAGTACCAACTCTCCAGCGACAATTCAATCTGTAGAATTAGCTGGGAATGGTACGCAGTTAATAATTCGCGGTGACCAAGCTTTGTCTGCTACAGGTGGTTGGGATAGATCCTCTGGCTTGTTTCGCATTACTATTCCTAATGCTAAGTTAGCTCCTAGGGTGAACGGGCCCGACTTAAACGCCAGTAGCCCGATTCTGCGAGTGAAACTACAACCCCAAGAACCAAATACAGTAGTTGTCTATGTTCAACCAGCAGCAGGCGTACAAATTGGCGAACTTAACCAAATTGGGAATCAGTTAGTAGCATTACAACTACAACGCTCTCGAGCAATTACATCGCCCAGAATACCCCCTGTAGCTTTACCACCCTTACCACCCACCCAAGGGCAATTACCAGACCCCGCAGATAATCCCCGAACTATACCGCAGCCAACACCACGTCCCACAGTTCCTAGAGGCAAATTATTAGTAGTGATTGACCCCGGACATGGTGGTAAGGATTCTGGTGCACCTGGCTTAGGCGGACTGCTAGAAAAAGATGTGGTTTTACCCATTGGCAAACGAGTAGCCTCGATTTTGCAGCAAAATGGCGTACAAGTAGTGTTGACTAGGGATGCTGACTTCTTTGTAGAACTTCAGGGACGGGTAGATATCGCCGAGCGAGTAAATGCGACTTTGTTTGTCAGCATTCATGCTAACTCAGTTGATCGTCGCCCTGATGTGAATGGATTAGAAGTATATTATTACGACAGCGGTTACGGTCTAGCCGAAACTGTCCGCAAGTCGATTCTCCAGAATATCGGCACTATCAAAGACCGAGGTACGCGTAAAGCGCGATTCTACGTCCTCAGAAAGAGTTCTATGCCTTCAATTTTGGTAGAAACTGGCTATATGACTGGTCGAGAAGACAATCCGAGACTAGGTAACCCAGATTACCAAAATCGCATGGCAGAAGCGATCGCTAATGGCATTCTCAAGTACTTACAAAGAAGGTAAAAATGTAGTAGAACTTACCTAGTTAAAGAGGTGATATCAGACTTCTTTTGCGTACAGGATTTATGAGTCTTAGCAAATTGGCTACTAAATCCTGTATCTTAAATCAAAAAACCTCAACCCATATCTGCCCGTGTATTCATCTTCCATCTTTGAAGGCAATCTTTATAATTTTTCCGAGCAAGAACCACAACGCGCCCCGATAGGTATCTTTGATAGCGGCGTGGGTGGTTTAACGGTATTACGACAAGTTTATCGGCAACTTCCTAACGAATCTGTTATTTATTTTGGCGATACAGCGCGACTGCCCTATGGCATTCGTTCACAAGCAGAAATTCTACAGTATGTGCGCGAAATTTTGACCTGGATGCAACAGCAACAGGTCAAAATGGTAATTATGGCTTGTAACACCAGTTCGGCTTTAGCTTTAGATATTGTCCGCGCAGAATTTAATCTGCCTATTCTTGGCGTGATTCTCCCAGGAGCTAGAGCCGCGGTGCAACAAGGCAAGCGGATTGGTGTGATTGCTACCCCCGCCACGGCTAAAAGTAATGCTTATAAGCAAGCGATACTAGAGATTGATCCTCATGTCCAAGTCTGGCAAGTTGGTTGCCCAGAATTTGTGCCTCTAATTGAGCAAAACCGGATTCATGACCCCTACACCACTGAAGTGGCTCGCTCATATTTAGAACCCTTAATCAAGCAGGAAATCGATACTTTAGTTTACGGCTGTACCCATTATCCTCACCTTGCCCCTGTCCTGCGATCGCTTCTTCCTGCTCATGTGAAGCTAGTTGATCCAGCAGTTAATGTTGTCGCCGCTTGTATCCAAGATTTAGACTTATTAGGTTTAAGGAATACCCATCCCCCACTACCCACACGCTTTGCGGTTAGCGGCTGTGCCCAACAGTTTGCCCAATCAGGATTACAGTGGTTAGGCTATACTCCATTAGTTGAGGAAGTTAGCTTCAGTGAAGCTAAAGCTTCTCACTTATAACAAAAATTTGTTTGTAGTAGTGTTTACGAATCAAGAGTCCACAGTCCAAAACAATTTTTTGTGGAGTGCAGACGCGATTAATCGCGTCTCTCCAAACCTTGACTACTGACTATTAACAACTTCAGTCACCTTTGGTGCTACTGATAGCTCTTGTGTATGTTTCTTCTGCCCTGCCAAAGTTACATTTGTAGCATCACTGTTTTTTCCTGTTCGCTTTGCTAGTGCTAAGAGTAGGTAAACGGTGAACAAATATCCAGCAGCTAAAATAAAAATCATCATAGGCATATTTCCGTAAATCATTGTTCTACCAGCACCTTTCTCAAACGAATATGCACTTTCAACACATAAGTAAAACTTCTACCACCCAAGAGGATTCTTGATGGCTGTAGTTTGCTATGCTAGACTACTCCGTAGGGATAAATTCTCTACGGAAAACGGATTTAGTATTTAACTTAATTTTTCACGGACTATACATTCCAGAGCAGTTAAATTGCCAAACGGCAATCCCTAACTACTCTCTTCAGCAGTCTACCTAGTCCGTGTTATTGCTGCTCACACCGCTTTTACAGGAGTTACGCCAAAGCTCAATGTCAAGTAAAACCGAGCGGTGCCCTGTAGGGCTGGCGTATAACTCCAAACCAAGAGGCTGCAAGCCGCGGATATTAAATCAGGAATCACTCCCTTGACTCAACCGCGACAATCTATTGACTCACAACTCCTAAAGAGTATAATTACCTAAAGGTAATTTACTTTCGGCGAGTGAATATCTGAAAAATTTAAAATCCCTAGATCTTAGCGTAACACAAGGTTCCCGACTTTTAAGCCAACTTTGTGGCTAAATTTTAAAATTTCTCAAGGGCTTCAACAAGTGAGAACAATTTAGCTTAACAACTCATGATGCGGGTACTTAATTATACTAAATAATTGATAACTGGTACAAATAATTAACTGTAACAAAAGTAACTCAGTAAATAAAATTTAAATAATAAATTTTTTGAATAGAGAAATATAGCTCTGCAAAATAGTTTTTAGGCAGAGATTTTTTAAAGTATTAAAAATAACTACTATTACGAAATAATACGACAGTACTTAAGTAATTCCTATTATTCACCAGTAAAGATATGGTGAACTCATCTGAAGAGGCTAGAAACCTGATAGATTTCAAGTTTGTCTTGAAAAAGTAAGATGCAGATAATTATAAACCTTTGCTGTAGCTGAAGATACATTTTCCTCAATAATTCAGCCGAACTTCAAAAGCTTGAGTCACTCATGAGTAATCCCTGATTTACCAAAGGTTAATGCCAATGCTTCAAATTGTCCGAGGGAAGAGGATTTTAACTGAAGGACTAACACTTTAGTTATGGGAACTAGGAACGAGTATCACCTTAAAAGGGGTTAAAAGACAATAGACTTCGATGTTTCAAAGAAAAATTATGAGAATTTTGCGGTTGCTGATGGCAGTTAATTTTGCCCTGTCCACTATTTTAATCAACATAAAAAAACTAATAAATCAGGAATATCAAGACTTTCGCCTATTACTGAAGAGTTCTGAGTGAGGTATTCCCGGATCAAAAGTTTGCGCTGGCCCTGGGTTATCTTAAAATGAGTATAGGATATGTAAACTTTCGTAACCTAAGCCAGAGTCCGCCCATCCATGACCCCAGCCACCTCCCTGTTTACCCCTGTGGAAGCAGACCTGCGAATACTAGCAGATAATCTCAAACAGCTAGTTGGAAATCGCCACCCCATACTTTATGCAGCC contains the following coding sequences:
- a CDS encoding N-acetylmuramoyl-L-alanine amidase — translated: MNLNWLIPGTLGTVLLLASPTLAARLDSWRFDANQNQLEINTMGAVQPKAQLLFNPTRLVIDLPQTVFGRPQVTQNFGGAVRSIRVGQFDQETTRIVVEINPGYTIDPKRVQFTPINDSRWLVKLPDPEVVKIPSGDRNVYNPAATDAAPQPELPPLINATAGVTQIQRLRVTGDGFFILTSGGNPKIEVNRTEDKKLINIDISGAALSPRFDQQDILINRYGVNRIQFKQLQNQPPVVRMTMRVESNSPDWRAMSSRVGELVVLPNNSGVASSEDNNRPPVTSSSNSPANIQSVELAGNGTQLLIRADQAVSATGGWDRSSGLFRITIPNAKVSPRVQGPALDATSPILRVRLQPQEPNTVVVLVQPASGVQIGELNQVGSQLIALQLQRFSQVRPPLDLPPRSPSDLPDNNLPLPGSGSTIPNGRMVVLIDPGHGGKDPGAIGIGGVREKDIILPIGIRVAQILQQNGVQVIMSRNSDYFVSLEGRVVMAARARADVFVSIHANSAGAGRPDVNGLETYYYDSGLSLARIVHSNILQSLNIRDRGVRRARFYVLRKSSMPSILVETGYLTGQVDVANLQSSNYQNQMAEAIARGILQYLKQR
- a CDS encoding N-acetylmuramoyl-L-alanine amidase — translated: MKLHWLLPGTFGTIFILSSPAFAARLESWRFDANQNQLEINTAGGVQPKAQLIFNPTRLVIDLPQTVFGRPQVTQPVGGGIRSVRVGQFDPETTRIVVELNPGYTIDPQQIKFTGITASRWSVKLPNPKMEQVSASNNLPEQQTPVPRTITPAKPPATSLPPRNIYNVVRTAPVTPIDNRTAVNSNSGATQIQKLQPTGDGFFIRTSGGNPKIQVNRTEDRKTINIDIAGAALAPTFEQQDVSINRYGVNRIQFSQLQSQPPVVRMTMRVDSNSPDWRASNSSVGGFVLLPNSGGVRLPAGNNNANVVIPSTNSPATIQSVELAGNGTQLIIRGDQALSATGGWDRSSGLFRITIPNAKLAPRVNGPDLNASSPILRVKLQPQEPNTVVVYVQPAAGVQIGELNQIGNQLVALQLQRSRAITSPRIPPVALPPLPPTQGQLPDPADNPRTIPQPTPRPTVPRGKLLVVIDPGHGGKDSGAPGLGGLLEKDVVLPIGKRVASILQQNGVQVVLTRDADFFVELQGRVDIAERVNATLFVSIHANSVDRRPDVNGLEVYYYDSGYGLAETVRKSILQNIGTIKDRGTRKARFYVLRKSSMPSILVETGYMTGREDNPRLGNPDYQNRMAEAIANGILKYLQRR
- the murI gene encoding glutamate racemase, which encodes MYSSSIFEGNLYNFSEQEPQRAPIGIFDSGVGGLTVLRQVYRQLPNESVIYFGDTARLPYGIRSQAEILQYVREILTWMQQQQVKMVIMACNTSSALALDIVRAEFNLPILGVILPGARAAVQQGKRIGVIATPATAKSNAYKQAILEIDPHVQVWQVGCPEFVPLIEQNRIHDPYTTEVARSYLEPLIKQEIDTLVYGCTHYPHLAPVLRSLLPAHVKLVDPAVNVVAACIQDLDLLGLRNTHPPLPTRFAVSGCAQQFAQSGLQWLGYTPLVEEVSFSEAKASHL
- a CDS encoding cation:proton antiporter, with the translated sequence MQFLNAISSSVPLLASATETVDSSMVMAAVLLSLVVIYFASKVGGELSNRVGLPPVLGELVGGVVVGISVLHLLVFPEGGTDSSSSLIIAFLQSTAGLTPQAADGVFAAQSEVISVLAELGVIVLLFEIGLESNLKDLMAVGIQATIVAVVGVVAPFAAGTVGLMTLFGIDAVPAIFAGAALTATSIGITSKVLSEIGRLNSKEGQIILGAAVIDDVLGIIVLAVVASLAKDGEVDVTKVIFLIISATTFLLGAILLGNFFNKSFVSIVNRLKTRGELVIPAFIFAFVMAYLAAVIQLEAILGAFAAGLVLEETDKRKELQKQVIPIADMLVPIFFVTVGAKTDLGVLNPAIPTNREGLIMASFLIIVAIIGKVITGLTVFGQPEINRLAIGVGMIPRGEVGLVFAGVGAASGALSKPLGAAIIMMVILTTFLAPPLLRFVFPDPASETTDTETLVLDGAGATSLTIEEPQLMTAQSPDVANLESAPDSSET
- a CDS encoding EVE domain-containing protein, giving the protein MAYWLLKTEPDSYSYSDLAIEGSTVWDGVNNPLALKHLRTMVIGDLALIYHTGKERQVVGIAEIVSQPYADPALNDAKRTVVDVRAIQKVKQPVTLAQIKQDSFFKDFDLLRLSRLSVVPVSESYWQRLMQLANNK
- a CDS encoding SIMPL domain-containing protein — encoded protein: MLRAALSGSRFNVGNFCKTLPLALLVCVTFIQPGLAQEKEKLWRTLTVSGRGMESIPTTLSLVNLGVEIQGKTAQEVQQEAAQRSAAVVALLKSRNVEKLQTTGIRLNPVYSYTNNVQRITGYAASNTVSFRIATEKAGPLLDEAVKAGATQINGISFVATDEAIAAAQKQALKEATQDAQAQAQAVFGSLGLTSKEVVSIQVNGASAPPPLPVLYRAESAKLAQADASTPVIGGEQQVEASVTLQISY